A region of the Ptychodera flava strain L36383 chromosome 22, AS_Pfla_20210202, whole genome shotgun sequence genome:
ATGGATCTTATCATATGGTATCTCTTCATCGCCGTTATAGACCTATTATATGCACTAAACTTTTGTGATAGTAAACAATGGTATAAAAGTGTTCATACTCCCTCGATGTGAGAGAAGATCAAAATATTTAGCTGACATTCCTAAATGATAACAACTCTCGCTACTGGTGCTGAGTTTTCACACAGTAATATTGCAACTTAAAGTTGAATGTCATGCTTGATACAAACTGCACTGCCGTACGGAGACatagagcgccctctacaggaATGTTTCGTAATATTTTACTCACGGCAAAGTGTTGGTCTTCATCGAAGCTGTTACGTTGAGGAGTCCCGAACGCGGCATGAACCTTGAAAGTTTCATAGCAAGGTGGTTCTTCTACATCTCTTGCATACGGGTACTTTAGGGTGGTTAGTGTGCCTGTGGCATTGAAGGCAATAGAGAGAGTGTAGCGTTTCTTTCATTTCGACTTTGCTGAGTAACATTCCAGTCTTAAAATTCTTTCATGTCGACTTCGATGAATAAAATTACAGTTTTAAAATTCTTATATTGCCCAGTGTGGATTCGAGTCTTAAAGTGCCTTTTCATGGATGCTCTGACGATCTTGCCTTGTCGCTTAAATGCCGCTTCAATAAAAATCTGAACTTTTTATTATCtaatttttatgatttattaGTTTCTATGCTCTGTGTATAATTTTATGGCATTGCTTTGTTAGCGCATAGTTGACAAAATATACGGCAGGGAGCAAGTTTTGTATTCAGATGTCTCGGCTGTACAATATGAATAAAACATATTCCACAGCGCCAGTGATATAACTCTAGAAAAGCATTTGGAAATTCAAACTCAAtattaataaataatatttagcACTAAATTATAGATTCACGTTTAGTGTGTTGTATGTTGTGTGGGTGAATGATATGCCCCAAGATAGAAATTCATAGCTAATCTAAGGTTGGAGGAGAACGGAGGACCAAATGCATTTGGAAGCTCTAATTGATTGAATCACGTGACTATACCATGCTTTTATGTTAACCTTGGCAAACCTTCAAATCCTTACAGCAAGAGTAAATAGTGCCACTGACTTTGTGActattggaaaaaataacaGCGCCTACGAAGGTCTGATAAAGCACTTTGTGTTTTAGCCGGCAAGCGGAAACACAcctaacgatgatgatgatgatgatgatgatgaggaggaggaggaggaggaggaggaggaagaggagAAGAAGGAGGTAAAGAAGGAGAATGATACTATTATGATATCAATGCCAGTACTAATTAtgcaatttgttgttatttttattattgttgcaTATATTAATTTGTGTTTTGGTCAATGTGCGAATGCGTATGCATGATTTCACAGGTTCTATGTTTCAAGAATGACGTTGATTGTTGGTTTTACCCTAATAATACCAAAGTTAGTGACATATTTACCTGTTTCCCCGCCGACGAGCGGTTGCTTGTCAAAATGCGCTAGAAGCTCTGGAAAAGTGTCAAACGAGAGCATACCAAATGTGTATGCCATTCCTCCAATTCCCCTTTGTAGCCGAAAGTGCTTCACGGAGTCTTTACTCCTGGAAACAGTAAGCATTAAGAGACAGAAATTataatttgtgtaattaataAATAGTCCCAGCTTGCTTACTAGTGCTAGTATGTGCAATCTGAAGAAACAGAATCACCGTGGGCTCGGAAGGTACACCGTTGAAATGCGTTGCAGAAATATGGTGTACAGTCGGCAAGAGGGcagaaaataattttatctctgGTTGATAGTGGTACTTATTGCAGTATATTTAATTATGATGATATAACGCAATGCATAGGCTTATATATCATTTTAGATAGATCAAAGTCTTATGTACAGCACAATAAAGATGGTTACAATAGCAAAAATACGGATCTGGTACATGGGGCAAACAGAAGATATTCACTGATAATCTTCTGATAGATCCCGTTGTTGAAAGATTTCACCGAAGTGGGACATTTACAAAACTGAATATTCCGTGCACAATAAACACACAGTTTTGCCAGTATTTGATCGCTGCACATTCGATtaacatatatgcaaatttcacccctTTGTTGCTTTGTCGTCACagttaatttttctttttttttgggggggggggtgtcataaAAAACTTTGCGATCGATGTACACCAAGATCGCCATGACTTTGACATCGCTTGGAGCCAGGTACCCCGAATACCGTAGATGAACTGGAGCGGTTGTCAGAGGAAGAACAAGTCAACATGAAATCAATCATCAGAATTGAGCTTGTCAAAGGGAAAAATGATATGAGTTTAGATAGGATACCTGACACTGACTGTATATTCTCCAGCGTTACTTTGACTCTCACGCAGTAAATAGGAACCATCTTTACCATTCTGTAAGAGCAGACATTCCGCCAAATGGCGCGACATGTTGCCATGAAACcagctgaaaaaaatatgaaaaaatgccACTATTCATCATACGATGTTAAAGAGTTTTGCAAAGCTGAACATTTCTGAGTGATGTCTACATTAACGGGAAGTAAATACCATTAAGTTTTTAAAGTGTGGGTGTTAAACAGTATAGTTTATAAATGTAATCAATCGAAACTAAACTAACTTTGTAAACATGGACTATAGAAAGTGCACATGTTTGTTTAAAGAGGAAATataagaatgaatgaatgactgtATGGTGGCCACTGCCgtgaatggttctactccggaatgaAAAGGCGCGATGTCTGTAGACTCAATAAGCTCAAGAGTTCAAATGTTGGCGGTGCACACAAACCCATGGAAACACAAACCAGACGCGTATTGGAAATACACTTATTTCTGTTCGCGTTGGTGCACGCGGTTTTATTGTGATCCATTCGAATTTCCGGGTTTAATCTATCACACGCTGAATAACAAACTGACCAGTGAAATATAGATTTTAAGTTCAGGAATGGCAGCGACGTCAAATACACAAAATTACCGTGGTCATTGAGAGATCTTGCACATGCACGCAAAGATAATGTAATAATGTAAAGAAAGATGTTAAATTAaaccaaaatttgaataatttcgTCGGAAAATTTTCAGACTTAAAAAAAGGTAAAGCCCTCACTGGGTATTTTTGGTTGTGTTAGACATAAGGCAAACATTTCCGCATTTCATGTCTAGCCGTCTTTAATATTTGCTGTGCTGTCATATGTAATGGTGACGTCATTAATACTGCTTGCCTAGGTGAAGGGCtacatgtcaattttaaaagtttgcatgaattatacgaaaaaaatgacttcacaatgacataaatcGGCAGAAATGATGCATATGAATCCGGGAGTTTGATATATTTTATGTCATTTCGATTGCCCATTGCGAGAGGGGCGTACCTCCTATGCTTTACACGTAATACAGGGGATACGCCCCTCTTGCAATGGGCCATCGATTTGGGCCTAAAAGTTATTTactaaaattattattttacgCTCTCAATAAAGATAACGTGTTAAATGACCCTTTAAATTAGAATAATTAAAATTTGGCAGTGATAATAAGATTGTGATCACACATACAATATTAAAATCGTGACAATTGGAAAACACAAATTGCATTTGTCAGTTTTCTGATACAGCGGTTAACAAAAAAGGGAGCTCGTTCGTACAACTTCTGAACGAGCTCCCTTTCTTGTTTTCGACCTTTCTCTTAATTTTTCGCCAAATTATCATTCACTGACTGACAGTCTTTAGCTTTCTCATGTACTCTTCGCCATCACTgccttgctttgaaatttgtaaatctGAACTGGGTTTTACCATATaccctcgagtttttctcgaggatCTATGGTTTAAGTTTATTCTTCCTGGATGTCAACtttaataataaaaatcatcccAAAGATGAAGATTTTTTACTGGAACTCATCATTCTTCGGCAGAGAAATTTTATTACCCAGAATATATTTTTTGGGATCAGAGAAGTAAATTACGGTAATGGTCTCATGTTCAAGACACAATATATCAGTTTGATATGCATTGTGAATTTGGGTTTttgatcatttcatttttttgtgaaGTCATCTCAGTGAAAAATTGATTAAATGGAGAAAGATACTGTTCTGTAAGCAAATACATACAGTACAACATGCATAGCCCTGCTGAACGTTATTTGAAAtgagatttatttttcaattgaaCATCAACCGCGAATGACTcaacaaaaatcaattgcaCGAATATCAAAATTAATGATCGGGTGTTTAATGACCGCCATTTTCTGTAGTTCAACATGGCCACcgagaaatttaattttgtttcaagaaGTTCCGAAataaatctccgatatttatgacaactacacaaaattgtaaattctCTACATATATAGTCCACACACATTACTTCAAAGAACTTTGAGATTTGGTTAGTACAATTTTTCCCAGTACGCGATACgcctaaataaaataaattaaacgTTTTGGGGAAGAGAAAATCAAAActtgaaatatatttcctgttttGGTCATATCTTCGATACGTCATTGATAATCTCCGGGAGATATTATATctcaatatatatttaatttaatattcCCAATTGTTTGAGATAAAAATAGTTTATACGTTGCAAGCGTGAAGGACCAATAATTACTTGTTGCCCGGAGAGTAGTGTATATCGAGTGACAGCCCGAGTTCAGTCATGTATTCTTAGCGAAGGAACTTTCCTTAGTCCATTAATACTATCGTTAAAGGAAATTGTGCCTTTATATCGGCATCCCATTAGGAAAATAGCTTCACCTTTAACtcagtttttaaaaattgcgACTGCAGTTTTCTCTTTACTCGGTGGTTGCAGTCACAAGCAGACCTGCACAGTTTCGTATAGGCCTTGACAAAGAGAAGGCATACGGTAAAACGCAAGTGTCATTTTGAAGACACTTTGTTATTGTGGAATCCTGACCTTTGACCAGCCGTCTCCTGTATCCACTGCGTGTGTGACACTTAACTACTTTGCCTTTCGCAGGTGATTTATTTTGTATTCAGAGAGTT
Encoded here:
- the LOC139122963 gene encoding dual adapter for phosphotyrosine and 3-phosphotyrosine and 3-phosphoinositide-like translates to MSVGGAASFEQLSWFHGNMSRHLAECLLLQNGKDGSYLLRESQSNAGEYTVSVRSKDSVKHFRLQRGIGGMAYTFGMLSFDTFPELLAHFDKQPLVGGETGTLTTLKYPYARDVEEPPCYETFKVHAAFGTPQRNSFDEDQHFANASKEGYLTKEGGIVKNWKTRWFVLCKHELKYYKTRDTLTPIKTLDLRECQGVDWDNYRMKDRDNCFILEFPERTYYVCANTNPEAEEWIKILRWQIRHLQGKGDTIRLN